One Bos taurus isolate L1 Dominette 01449 registration number 42190680 breed Hereford chromosome 25, ARS-UCD2.0, whole genome shotgun sequence genomic window carries:
- the MICALL2 gene encoding MICAL-like protein 2 isoform X2, producing MVALKVPDRLSILTYVSQYYNYFQRGASAERTAGVKRPSSNASEEPSGKKAPTQPIQPAPGPARGQPLSPVSTNRTVQRKDGGTEGPPQKAGQAAGGSLNSSCGVCGQHVHLMQRHLADGRLYHRGCFRCKQCSSTLHSGAYRATGEPGVFICSSHHPETTSASPTLPSLASRRHGAMSMDSETPGGLRKTREASGQRDVGPKARLPGWDAVAGSTSARGSAPAATDPPAPASSRVPTGSPAAPRLMVGPAGGEAGTHVTSSSLTVWPSPAGRPRPTGTPSAPDPCPATPQGWATPRVSAPQTKLSSRPASPVPASTPAWTPSSSKTQQARERFFQTPGAAPGPGPAAADMPSRDGRKEQALSFLRKTLPELGAPGRAGGRGSERQRAPTTATPAPSSHPRSEGPGASPPARASLPTSPQTLSSPARMGPPATPGVGSTSWASQEAKKGSAASSGAVGAGAGSRLKLEAPLAKGPGASPQGSPEDQPAGWRARLKPVDKSPVDRAPEAKEPQVLREPRAGDAAGKASGSSKAGIRITLTSVRVDRMPGAAGPGASLPAASASASPLRKLAVPASLDVSGDWLQLEPSRKESPARSQKEEEKGPPQGKPGRPPGPAGVAAPPAKSAASPVRLHPDDMPPEIQRQVQDIERQLDALELQGVGLEKRLRAAEGDDSEDALMVDWFRLVHEKQLLLRLESELMYKARDQRLEEQQLDLEGELRRLMAKPEGLKSPQDRRREQDLLDQYVHTVNSRSDIIDFLDEDRLREQEEDEVLQSMIQKLDLQRSSEEQRKKPRFRLSSIWSPKSRSRTPE from the exons ATGGTGGCCCTGAAGGTGCCCGACCGGCTGAGCATCCTGACCTACGTGTCCCAGTACTACAACTACTTCCAGAGGGGTGCCTCCG CTGAGCGCACGGCCGGTGTCAAAAGGCCGTCGTCTAATGCCAGTGAGGAGCCGTCTGGAAAGAAGGCCCCGACCCAGCCCATCCAGCCCGCACCCGGCCCGGCCCGGGGACAGCCGCTGTCTCCAGTCAGCACAAACCGTACCGTCCAGAGGAAAGATGGGGGCACGGAGGGCCCCCCGCAGAAGGCT GGCCAGGCCGCGGGGGGCTCCCTCAACAGCAGCTGCGGCGTCTGCGGGCAGCACGTGCATCTCATGCAGCGCCACCTGGCAGACGGGAGGCTGTACCACCGTGGCTGCTTCAG GTGTAAGCAGTGCTCCAGCACTCTGCACTCGGGGGCCTACAGGGCCACAGGAGAGCCCGGTGTCTTCATCTGCTCCAGCCATCACCCCGAAACCACCTCTGCCAGCCCCACGTTGCCCAGCCTGGCCTCCAGGCGGCATGGAGCCATGTCCATGGACTCGGAGACCCCTGGAGGCCTGAGGAAGACGCGGGAGGCAAGCGGACAGAGAGACGTGGGGCCAAAGGCCAGGCTGCCTGGCTGGGACGCCGTAGCGGGCAGTACGTCTGCCAGAGGTTCTGCTCCAGCTGCAACCGACCCGCCAGCCCCCGCTTCATCCCGAGTCCCCACGGGGAGCCCAGCTGCGCCCAGGCTCATGGTGGGCCCTGCAGGGGGTGAAGCCGGAACTCATGTAACCAGCAGCTCCCTGACGGTATGGCCGTCGCCAGCAGGCAGACCCCGGCCCACCGGGACCCCGAGTGCCCCGGATCCTTGCCCGGCCACACCGCAAGGCTGGGCCACACCCCGAGTCTCAGCCCCCCAGACCAAGCTCAGTTCCAGGCCGGCGTCTCCAGTGCCAGCAAGCACCCCAGCCTGGACCCCATCATCCTCTAAGACCCAGCAGGCTCGGGAGCGGTTCTTCCAGACCCCCGGAGCTGCCCCCGGCCCTGGCCCGGCTGCTGCAGATATGCCTTCCAGAGACGGCCGCAAGGAGCAGGCACTGAGCTTCCTCCGCAAAACCCTCCCGGAGCTCGGGGCGCCCGGCAG AGCTGGAGGCCGCGGGTCCGAGCGCCAGAG GGCCCCCACCACCGCCACCCCCGCTCCCAGCTCCCATCCCAGATCCGAGGGGCCCGGAGCCAGTCCGCCAGCCAGGGCGTCACTGCCCACATCCCCACAGACCCTCAGCTCCCCCGCGAGGATGGGGCCTCCCGCCACCCCGGGTGTGGGCAGTACCTCATGGGCATCCCAGGAGGCCAAGAAGGGCTCGGCTGCCTCCTCAGGGGCTGTCGGGGCCGGTGCTGGCTCCAGGCTGAAGCTGGAGGCCCCGCTGGCCAAGG GCCCAGGTGCCAGCCCCCAGGGCAGCCCGGAGGACCAGCCGGCGGGGTGGAGGGCCCGCCTGAAGCCCGTGGATAAGAGCCCTGTGGACAG GGCCCCGGAGGCAAAGGAACCTCAGGTCCTGAGAGAGCCGCGGGCAGGTGATGCAGCCGGGAAGGCGTCCGGGAGCTCCAAGGCGGGCATCCGCATCACGCTGACCTCTGTGCGGGTGGACAGGATGCCGGGCGCGGCCGGCCCCGGGGCCAGCCTCCCAG CCGCGTCTGCGTCTGCATCCCCTCTCAGGAAGCTGGCTGTCCCAGCCAGCCTGGATGTTTCTGGCGACTGGCTGCAGCTTGAACCGTCGAGGAAGGAAAGCCCTGCCCGGagccagaaggaggaggagaaaggtcCTCCGCAAGGCAAACCAG GGAGGCCTCCAGGCCCGGCCGGTGTAGCTGCTCCGCCTGCCAAGTCGGCAGCCTCCCCAGTCAGG CTGCACCCCGACGACATGCCGCCCGAGATCCAGCGGCAAGTTCAGGACATTGAGAGGCAGCTGGATGCCCTGGAGCTCCAGGGCGTGGGGCTGGAGAAGCGTCTGCGAGCGGCTGAGGGGG ATGACTCAGAGGATGCCCTCATGGTGGACTGGTTCCGGCTCGTCCATGAGAAGCAGCTGCTGTTGAGGCTGGAGTCAGAGCTGATGTACAA GGCCAGGGATCAGCGCCTGGAGGAGCAGCAGCTGGACCTCGAGGGGGAGCTGCGCCGGCTGATGGCCAAGCCGG AGGGTCTGAAGTCCCCCCAGGACCGGCGGCGGGAGCAGGATCTGCTGGACCAGTACGTGCACACGGTCAACAGCCGAAGCGACATCATTGACTTCCTGGATGAGGACCGGCTTAG ggagcaggaggaggacgAGGTGCTGCAGAGCATGATCCAGAAGCTGG ACCTGCAGAGGAGCAGCGAGGAGCAGAGGAAGAAGCCCAGATTCCGCTTGTCTAGCATCTGGTCCCCCAAGAGCCGGAGCAGGACCCCCGAGTAG
- the MICALL2 gene encoding MICAL-like protein 2 isoform X1 has translation MAAIKALQQWCRQQCEGYRDVSITDMTTSFRDGLAFCAILHRHRPDLINFDALRKENVYENNKLAFSVAEEQLGIPALLDAEDMVALKVPDRLSILTYVSQYYNYFQRGASAERTAGVKRPSSNASEEPSGKKAPTQPIQPAPGPARGQPLSPVSTNRTVQRKDGGTEGPPQKAGQAAGGSLNSSCGVCGQHVHLMQRHLADGRLYHRGCFRCKQCSSTLHSGAYRATGEPGVFICSSHHPETTSASPTLPSLASRRHGAMSMDSETPGGLRKTREASGQRDVGPKARLPGWDAVAGSTSARGSAPAATDPPAPASSRVPTGSPAAPRLMVGPAGGEAGTHVTSSSLTVWPSPAGRPRPTGTPSAPDPCPATPQGWATPRVSAPQTKLSSRPASPVPASTPAWTPSSSKTQQARERFFQTPGAAPGPGPAAADMPSRDGRKEQALSFLRKTLPELGAPGRAGGRGSERQRAPTTATPAPSSHPRSEGPGASPPARASLPTSPQTLSSPARMGPPATPGVGSTSWASQEAKKGSAASSGAVGAGAGSRLKLEAPLAKGPGASPQGSPEDQPAGWRARLKPVDKSPVDRAPEAKEPQVLREPRAGDAAGKASGSSKAGIRITLTSVRVDRMPGAAGPGASLPAASASASPLRKLAVPASLDVSGDWLQLEPSRKESPARSQKEEEKGPPQGKPGRPPGPAGVAAPPAKSAASPVRLHPDDMPPEIQRQVQDIERQLDALELQGVGLEKRLRAAEGDDSEDALMVDWFRLVHEKQLLLRLESELMYKARDQRLEEQQLDLEGELRRLMAKPEGLKSPQDRRREQDLLDQYVHTVNSRSDIIDFLDEDRLREQEEDEVLQSMIQKLDLQRSSEEQRKKPRFRLSSIWSPKSRSRTPE, from the exons AAACTTCGATGCTCTCAGGAAGGAAAACGTTTATGAGAACAACAAGCTG GCCTTTAGCGTGGCGGAGGAGCAGCTGGGCATCCCGGCCCTGCTGGACGCCGAGGACATGGTGGCCCTGAAGGTGCCCGACCGGCTGAGCATCCTGACCTACGTGTCCCAGTACTACAACTACTTCCAGAGGGGTGCCTCCG CTGAGCGCACGGCCGGTGTCAAAAGGCCGTCGTCTAATGCCAGTGAGGAGCCGTCTGGAAAGAAGGCCCCGACCCAGCCCATCCAGCCCGCACCCGGCCCGGCCCGGGGACAGCCGCTGTCTCCAGTCAGCACAAACCGTACCGTCCAGAGGAAAGATGGGGGCACGGAGGGCCCCCCGCAGAAGGCT GGCCAGGCCGCGGGGGGCTCCCTCAACAGCAGCTGCGGCGTCTGCGGGCAGCACGTGCATCTCATGCAGCGCCACCTGGCAGACGGGAGGCTGTACCACCGTGGCTGCTTCAG GTGTAAGCAGTGCTCCAGCACTCTGCACTCGGGGGCCTACAGGGCCACAGGAGAGCCCGGTGTCTTCATCTGCTCCAGCCATCACCCCGAAACCACCTCTGCCAGCCCCACGTTGCCCAGCCTGGCCTCCAGGCGGCATGGAGCCATGTCCATGGACTCGGAGACCCCTGGAGGCCTGAGGAAGACGCGGGAGGCAAGCGGACAGAGAGACGTGGGGCCAAAGGCCAGGCTGCCTGGCTGGGACGCCGTAGCGGGCAGTACGTCTGCCAGAGGTTCTGCTCCAGCTGCAACCGACCCGCCAGCCCCCGCTTCATCCCGAGTCCCCACGGGGAGCCCAGCTGCGCCCAGGCTCATGGTGGGCCCTGCAGGGGGTGAAGCCGGAACTCATGTAACCAGCAGCTCCCTGACGGTATGGCCGTCGCCAGCAGGCAGACCCCGGCCCACCGGGACCCCGAGTGCCCCGGATCCTTGCCCGGCCACACCGCAAGGCTGGGCCACACCCCGAGTCTCAGCCCCCCAGACCAAGCTCAGTTCCAGGCCGGCGTCTCCAGTGCCAGCAAGCACCCCAGCCTGGACCCCATCATCCTCTAAGACCCAGCAGGCTCGGGAGCGGTTCTTCCAGACCCCCGGAGCTGCCCCCGGCCCTGGCCCGGCTGCTGCAGATATGCCTTCCAGAGACGGCCGCAAGGAGCAGGCACTGAGCTTCCTCCGCAAAACCCTCCCGGAGCTCGGGGCGCCCGGCAG AGCTGGAGGCCGCGGGTCCGAGCGCCAGAG GGCCCCCACCACCGCCACCCCCGCTCCCAGCTCCCATCCCAGATCCGAGGGGCCCGGAGCCAGTCCGCCAGCCAGGGCGTCACTGCCCACATCCCCACAGACCCTCAGCTCCCCCGCGAGGATGGGGCCTCCCGCCACCCCGGGTGTGGGCAGTACCTCATGGGCATCCCAGGAGGCCAAGAAGGGCTCGGCTGCCTCCTCAGGGGCTGTCGGGGCCGGTGCTGGCTCCAGGCTGAAGCTGGAGGCCCCGCTGGCCAAGG GCCCAGGTGCCAGCCCCCAGGGCAGCCCGGAGGACCAGCCGGCGGGGTGGAGGGCCCGCCTGAAGCCCGTGGATAAGAGCCCTGTGGACAG GGCCCCGGAGGCAAAGGAACCTCAGGTCCTGAGAGAGCCGCGGGCAGGTGATGCAGCCGGGAAGGCGTCCGGGAGCTCCAAGGCGGGCATCCGCATCACGCTGACCTCTGTGCGGGTGGACAGGATGCCGGGCGCGGCCGGCCCCGGGGCCAGCCTCCCAG CCGCGTCTGCGTCTGCATCCCCTCTCAGGAAGCTGGCTGTCCCAGCCAGCCTGGATGTTTCTGGCGACTGGCTGCAGCTTGAACCGTCGAGGAAGGAAAGCCCTGCCCGGagccagaaggaggaggagaaaggtcCTCCGCAAGGCAAACCAG GGAGGCCTCCAGGCCCGGCCGGTGTAGCTGCTCCGCCTGCCAAGTCGGCAGCCTCCCCAGTCAGG CTGCACCCCGACGACATGCCGCCCGAGATCCAGCGGCAAGTTCAGGACATTGAGAGGCAGCTGGATGCCCTGGAGCTCCAGGGCGTGGGGCTGGAGAAGCGTCTGCGAGCGGCTGAGGGGG ATGACTCAGAGGATGCCCTCATGGTGGACTGGTTCCGGCTCGTCCATGAGAAGCAGCTGCTGTTGAGGCTGGAGTCAGAGCTGATGTACAA GGCCAGGGATCAGCGCCTGGAGGAGCAGCAGCTGGACCTCGAGGGGGAGCTGCGCCGGCTGATGGCCAAGCCGG AGGGTCTGAAGTCCCCCCAGGACCGGCGGCGGGAGCAGGATCTGCTGGACCAGTACGTGCACACGGTCAACAGCCGAAGCGACATCATTGACTTCCTGGATGAGGACCGGCTTAG ggagcaggaggaggacgAGGTGCTGCAGAGCATGATCCAGAAGCTGG ACCTGCAGAGGAGCAGCGAGGAGCAGAGGAAGAAGCCCAGATTCCGCTTGTCTAGCATCTGGTCCCCCAAGAGCCGGAGCAGGACCCCCGAGTAG
- the MICALL2 gene encoding MICAL-like protein 2 (The RefSeq protein has 1 substitution compared to this genomic sequence) has translation MAAIKALQQWCRQQCEGYRDVSITDMTTSFRDGLAFCAILHRHRPDLINFDALRKENVYENNKLAFSVAEEQLGIPALLDAEDMVALKVPDRLSILTYVSQYYNYFQRGASAERTAGVKRPSSNASEEPSGKKAPTQPIQPAPGPARGQPLSPVSTNRTVQRKDGGTEGPPQKAGQAAGGSLNSSCGVCGQHVHLMQRHLADGRLYHRGCFRCKQCSSTLHSGAYRATGEPGVFICSSHHPETTSASPTLPSLASRRHGAMSMDSETPGGLRKTREASGQRDVGPKARLPGWDAVAGSTSARGSAPAATDPPAPASSRVPTGSPAAPRLMVGPAGGEAGTHVTSSSLTVWPSPAGRPRPTGTPSAPDPCPATPQGWATPRVSAPQTKLSSRPASPVPASTPAWTPSSSKTQQARERFFQTPGAAPGPGPAAADMPSRDGRKEQALSFLRKTLPELGAPGRAPTTATPAPSSHPRSEGPGASPPARASLPTSPQTLSSPARMGPPATPGVGSTSWASQEAKKGSAASSGAVGAGAGSRLKLEAPLAKGPGASPQGSPEDQPAGWRARLKPVDKSPVDRAPEAKEPQVLREPRAGDAAGKASGSSKAGIRITLTSVRVDRTPGAAGPGASLPAASASASPLRKLAVPASLDVSGDWLQLEPSRKESPARSQKEEEKGPPQGKPGRPPGPAGVAAPPAKSAASPVRLHPDDMPPEIQRQVQDIERQLDALELQGVGLEKRLRAAEGDDSEDALMVDWFRLVHEKQLLLRLESELMYKARDQRLEEQQLDLEGELRRLMAKPEGLKSPQDRRREQDLLDQYVHTVNSRSDIIDFLDEDRLREQEEDEVLQSMIQKLDLQRSSEEQRKKPRFRLSSIWSPKSRSRTPE, from the exons AAACTTCGATGCTCTCAGGAAGGAAAACGTTTATGAGAACAACAAGCTG GCCTTTAGCGTGGCGGAGGAGCAGCTGGGCATCCCGGCCCTGCTGGACGCCGAGGACATGGTGGCCCTGAAGGTGCCCGACCGGCTGAGCATCCTGACCTACGTGTCCCAGTACTACAACTACTTCCAGAGGGGTGCCTCCG CTGAGCGCACGGCCGGTGTCAAAAGGCCGTCGTCTAATGCCAGTGAGGAGCCGTCTGGAAAGAAGGCCCCGACCCAGCCCATCCAGCCCGCACCCGGCCCGGCCCGGGGACAGCCGCTGTCTCCAGTCAGCACAAACCGTACCGTCCAGAGGAAAGATGGGGGCACGGAGGGCCCCCCGCAGAAGGCT GGCCAGGCCGCGGGGGGCTCCCTCAACAGCAGCTGCGGCGTCTGCGGGCAGCACGTGCATCTCATGCAGCGCCACCTGGCAGACGGGAGGCTGTACCACCGTGGCTGCTTCAG GTGTAAGCAGTGCTCCAGCACTCTGCACTCGGGGGCCTACAGGGCCACAGGAGAGCCCGGTGTCTTCATCTGCTCCAGCCATCACCCCGAAACCACCTCTGCCAGCCCCACGTTGCCCAGCCTGGCCTCCAGGCGGCATGGAGCCATGTCCATGGACTCGGAGACCCCTGGAGGCCTGAGGAAGACGCGGGAGGCAAGCGGACAGAGAGACGTGGGGCCAAAGGCCAGGCTGCCTGGCTGGGACGCCGTAGCGGGCAGTACGTCTGCCAGAGGTTCTGCTCCAGCTGCAACCGACCCGCCAGCCCCCGCTTCATCCCGAGTCCCCACGGGGAGCCCAGCTGCGCCCAGGCTCATGGTGGGCCCTGCAGGGGGTGAAGCCGGAACTCATGTAACCAGCAGCTCCCTGACGGTATGGCCGTCGCCAGCAGGCAGACCCCGGCCCACCGGGACCCCGAGTGCCCCGGATCCTTGCCCGGCCACACCGCAAGGCTGGGCCACACCCCGAGTCTCAGCCCCCCAGACCAAGCTCAGTTCCAGGCCGGCGTCTCCAGTGCCAGCAAGCACCCCAGCCTGGACCCCATCATCCTCTAAGACCCAGCAGGCTCGGGAGCGGTTCTTCCAGACCCCCGGAGCTGCCCCCGGCCCTGGCCCGGCTGCTGCAGATATGCCTTCCAGAGACGGCCGCAAGGAGCAGGCACTGAGCTTCCTCCGCAAAACCCTCCCGGAGCTCGGGGCGCCCGGCAG GGCCCCCACCACCGCCACCCCCGCTCCCAGCTCCCATCCCAGATCCGAGGGGCCCGGAGCCAGTCCGCCAGCCAGGGCGTCACTGCCCACATCCCCACAGACCCTCAGCTCCCCCGCGAGGATGGGGCCTCCCGCCACCCCGGGTGTGGGCAGTACCTCATGGGCATCCCAGGAGGCCAAGAAGGGCTCGGCTGCCTCCTCAGGGGCTGTCGGGGCCGGTGCTGGCTCCAGGCTGAAGCTGGAGGCCCCGCTGGCCAAGG GCCCAGGTGCCAGCCCCCAGGGCAGCCCGGAGGACCAGCCGGCGGGGTGGAGGGCCCGCCTGAAGCCCGTGGATAAGAGCCCTGTGGACAG GGCCCCGGAGGCAAAGGAACCTCAGGTCCTGAGAGAGCCGCGGGCAGGTGATGCAGCCGGGAAGGCGTCCGGGAGCTCCAAGGCGGGCATCCGCATCACGCTGACCTCTGTGCGGGTGGACAGGATGCCGGGCGCGGCCGGCCCCGGGGCCAGCCTCCCAG CCGCGTCTGCGTCTGCATCCCCTCTCAGGAAGCTGGCTGTCCCAGCCAGCCTGGATGTTTCTGGCGACTGGCTGCAGCTTGAACCGTCGAGGAAGGAAAGCCCTGCCCGGagccagaaggaggaggagaaaggtcCTCCGCAAGGCAAACCAG GGAGGCCTCCAGGCCCGGCCGGTGTAGCTGCTCCGCCTGCCAAGTCGGCAGCCTCCCCAGTCAGG CTGCACCCCGACGACATGCCGCCCGAGATCCAGCGGCAAGTTCAGGACATTGAGAGGCAGCTGGATGCCCTGGAGCTCCAGGGCGTGGGGCTGGAGAAGCGTCTGCGAGCGGCTGAGGGGG ATGACTCAGAGGATGCCCTCATGGTGGACTGGTTCCGGCTCGTCCATGAGAAGCAGCTGCTGTTGAGGCTGGAGTCAGAGCTGATGTACAA GGCCAGGGATCAGCGCCTGGAGGAGCAGCAGCTGGACCTCGAGGGGGAGCTGCGCCGGCTGATGGCCAAGCCGG AGGGTCTGAAGTCCCCCCAGGACCGGCGGCGGGAGCAGGATCTGCTGGACCAGTACGTGCACACGGTCAACAGCCGAAGCGACATCATTGACTTCCTGGATGAGGACCGGCTTAG ggagcaggaggaggacgAGGTGCTGCAGAGCATGATCCAGAAGCTGG ACCTGCAGAGGAGCAGCGAGGAGCAGAGGAAGAAGCCCAGATTCCGCTTGTCTAGCATCTGGTCCCCCAAGAGCCGGAGCAGGACCCCCGAGTAG